One region of Purpureocillium takamizusanense chromosome 4, complete sequence genomic DNA includes:
- the INDA1_3 gene encoding Amino-acid permease inda1 (COG:E~EggNog:ENOG503NUN0~TransMembrane:12 (i83-104o110-139i160-185o191-213i225-243o268-288i309-328o364-388i409-426o438-459i479-502o522-539i)) yields the protein MSDKGSSVPSGGAPGALGTAEKVLPVHESDAADNKVVQGEAFAATFQDEDFWTRSGLNLKSFQPRHYGRGIVELDRAMKTRHLHMIAIGGSIGAGFFVGSGGALNKGGPASVLLCFCIVGFMVFNVVFALGELAIMYPISGGFYTYATRFIDPSFGFAVGWNYLFLWSVVLPLELTVCSLVIQYWDQETSVAVWITIFLVAVIVVNIFGAIGFAEEEFWASTLKLFATVIFMIIALVLVLGGGPDRGRYNEYWGARYWYDPGAFRNGFRGFCAVFVTAAFSFTGTELVGLAAAETSNPVRSLPGAIKQVFWRVVLFYVLGLFFVGLLVPADDPRLLSDQAFTDVKASPWVLIGKYAGLDGLDHFMNVIILISVLSIGVSAVFGGSRTLTALAQQGYAPKIFTYIDRSGRPLFSVLVLICTGPLAYINLSASGPVVFDWLQALSGLAILFSWGAICLAHIRFRAAWKHHGHSLEEIPFHAIFGVWGSWIGLALCVVVLAAQFFTAIAPPGKTGVNNAEGFFKSYLAFPIVIAFWIFGFVWKRTGWLRLDQIDVDTGRRELDWDQIRAYREHVKSLPTWRRWLNKLF from the exons ATGTCCGACAAGGGCAGTTCCGTCCCCTCGGGGGGCGCACCGGGCGCGCTCGGGACGGCCGAAAAGGTCCTGCCCGTCCACGagtccgacgccgccgacaacaAGGTCGTCCAGGGCGAGGCCTTCGCCGCGACCTTTCAGGACGAGGACTTTTGGACGCGCAGCGGCCTCAACCTCAAGTCCTTCCAGCCGAGGCACTAcggccgcggcatcgtcgagctcgaccgcGCCATGAAGACGCGCCACCTGCACATGATTGCCATCGGGGGCTCCATCGGCGCGGGCTTCTTTGTCGGCTCGGGCGGTGCTCTGAACAAGGGT GGTCCCGCTTCTGTCCTCCTGTGCTTCTGCATTGTCGGCTTCATGGTCTTCAACGTCG TCTTCGCCctgggcgagctggccaTCATGTACCCCATCTCTGGCGGCTTCTACACCTACGCAACCCGGTTCATCGATCCCTCGTTCGGCTTCGCCGTCGGCTGGAACTACCTATTCCTATGGAgcgtcgtgctgccgctggaACTAACGGTGTGCTCCCTCGTCATCCAGTACTGGGACCAGGAGACGAGCGTGGCCGTGTGGATCaccatcttcctcgtcgccgtcatcgtcgtcaacatcTTTGGCGCCATCGGCTTCGCGGAGGAGGAGTTCTGGGCCTCGACACTGAAACTCTTCGCCACCGTCATCTTCATGATCATCGCCCTGGTCctcgtgctcggcggcgggccggacCGCGGTCGATACAACGAATACTGGGGCGCGCGGTACTGGTACGACCCGGGGGCCTTCCGTAACGGGTTCCGCGGCTTctgcgccgtcttcgtcaccGCGGCGTTTTCCTTTACCGGCACGGAGCTCGtggggctggccgccgcggagacGAGCAACCCGGTCCGCTCGCTCCCCGGCGCCATCAAGCAGGTGTTTTGGCGCGTCGTCTTGTTCTACGTGCTGGGGCTCTTCttcgtcggcctgctcgtcccgGCCGACGACCCGCGTCTGCTCTCGGACCAGGCGTTTACCGATGTCAAGGCCTCGCCGTGGGTGCTCATAGGCAAGTacgccggcctggacggcctGGACCACTTCATGaacgtcatcatcctcatctcGGTGCTCTCCATCGGCGTGTCTGCCGTCTTCGGGGGGTCGCGCACCTTGAccgcgctcgcgcagcagggctACGCGCCCAAGATCTTCACCTACATCGATcgctccggccggccgctgTTCTCGGTGCTGGTCCTGATCTGCACGGGGCCCCTTGCGTACATCAACCTCAGCGCGTCGGGTCCCGTTGTGTTCGATTGGCTGCAGGCTCTCTCCGGCCTTGCCATTTTGTTTTCGTGGGGCGCCATTTGCCTGGCTCACATCCGGTTCCGTGCCGCGTGGAAGCATCACGGCCACTCCCTCGAGGAGATTCCCTTCCATGCCATATTCGGCGTGTGGGGGTCCTGGATCGGTCTGGCTCTAtgtgtcgtcgtcctcgccgcccag TTCTTCACCGCCATCGCTCCCCCGGGCAAGACCGGCGTCAACAACGCCGAGGGCTTCTTCAAGTCGTACCTCGCCTtccccatcgtcatcgccttcTGGATCTTTGGCTTTGTCTGGAAGaggacgggctggctgcgccTCGACCAGATCGACGTCGACACCGGTCGTCGCGAACTGGATTGGGATCAGATCCGCGCTTACAGAGAGCACGTCAAGAGCCTTCcgacgtggaggaggtggctGAACAAGTTGTTCTGA
- a CDS encoding uncharacterized protein (COG:S~EggNog:ENOG503P3NM), translating into MKEVIADAVSRGWPPTAPAGHHVAPRFNHIDRPYGSYQRQAESLFEKPARRLSRLQQARLDDRQREAVVEELRDVMVRAVYGSNTIQGAGLSWHATDVLCRKVFADTDDTSRIITESDEAFQDVIVEMRRLQPSLIIRPVDVALRARNDIVQHARAYQHILREFVVNKRDLTEGLIKDTHRILNRGASVRDKGWDYLPQGAYGGAYRTAILAASNIHMPLAACVPDRMQQLCLAVRVDVAMAEQGKSGDPFSMAAKHSLRLAHIQPFYHDNMRLSRIILNAILCRFAGVMLPLGEDERAQREYLDAKSRSSHDSMDHGDYAMFVLKHAAQSLREMKKKIAGKGKANTGGEVVVKAYSVSQ; encoded by the coding sequence ATGAAGGAAGTCATCGCAGACGCAGTTTCGCGAGgctggccgcccacggcACCCGCAGGCCATCATGTCGCACCGCGTTTCAACCACATCGACCGCCCGTACGGCAGCTATCAACGACAGGCCGAGAGCCTCTTCGAaaagcccgcccgccggctctCGAGGCTCCAACAGGCGCGCTTGGACGACCGACAGAGGGAAGCCGTCGTGGAagagctgcgcgacgtcaTGGTGCGGGCCGTGTACGGCAGCAACACGATTCAGGGCGCCGGGCTGAGCTGGCACGCCACCGACGTCCTCTGCCGAAAGGTCTTtgccgacaccgacgacacctcgcgcatcatcaccgaGTCGGACGAGGCCTTCCAagacgtcatcgtcgagatgcgccgcctgcagcccagcctcatcatccgccccgtcgacgtggcCCTCCGCGCGCGCAACGACATTGTCCAGCACGCCAGGGCCTACCAGCACATCCTGCGCGAGTTCGTCGTCAACAAGCGGGACCTCACCGAGGGGCTCATCAAGGACACGCACCGCATCCTGAACCGAGGGGCCTCCGTCCGCGACAAGGGCTGGGACTACCTCCCGCAGGGGGCCTACGGCGGCGCCTACCGGACCGCCATCCTAGCCGCCAGCAACATCCACATGCCCCTGGCCGCATGCGTGCCTGACAGAATGCAGCAGCTGTGCCTCGCGGTGCGAGTCGACGTCGCAATGGCGGAGCAGGGCAAGTCCGGCGATCCCTTCTCCATGGCGGCAAAGCATTCGTTGCGGCTGGCGCACATCCAGCCCTTTTATCACGACAACATGAGACTGAGTCGCATCATCCTCAACGCCATACTCTGTCGGTTCGCGGGCGTCATGTTGCCCCTCGGTGAGGATGAGAGGGCCCAGCGCGAGTACCTGGACGCCAAGAGCCGCTCGAGCCATGACTCTATGGACCACGGAGATTACGCCATGTTTGTGCTGAAGCACGCGGCCCAGAGCCTGCgcgagatgaagaagaagattgCGGGTAAGGGCAAGGCCAACACAGGCGGCGAGGTTGTGGTGAAAGCATACAGTGTATCCCAGTGA